The genomic stretch ATCCATGTCAAAAAGGTTGGACGGGATGAAGCGATTGCCTATGGCAAAGAACTCCTGATCACAGTAGGTTTATCAGATAAGGCAGATGCGTATCCGGATCAATTATCCGGGGGACAAAAACAAAGAGTGGCGATTGCGCGAGCCCTCGCTATGAAACCTAGTATTATGCTGTTTGATGAGCCTACATCAGCCCTTGATCCCGAATTGGTCGGCGAAGTCCTGGCGGTCATGAAGGAGCTAGCACGAAAGGGTATGACCATGATCGTCGTGACGCATGAAATGGGCTTTGCCAAGGAAGTAGCTGATCGGGTAATCGTGATGCACGAAGGACGCATTATTGAGGAAGGTACCCCAAAGCTATTATTTGAGAATCCGCAACATGAAAGAACACAGCGCTTCTTGAGTCAGATTTTATAGATAGAACATGTGATTACAACGATGAAACAAGAGTCTTTTTCGCGGATAAATAAAGTGTGAAAGTGATGCCCCCTTCGTTCGAAGGGGGCTTATTTGCATTGTCGTATTTAATCCTTCTTCTCTTGCAATCTTGTAAAAAAGTTTGCGTTTTAAGGTTTTTTTAAGGTATATGTTTTACAATCGGGTTATCTTTGAGGGGGTGTAGTATGGAAATTGTTGTGAATAAATGGTTTCTTAGCTT from Ammoniphilus sp. CFH 90114 encodes the following:
- a CDS encoding amino acid ABC transporter ATP-binding protein — translated: MIEVKNLNKSFSSLHVLKGCNLKVEKSEVVVLIGSSGSGKSTLLRCLNFLETADQGEIFINGNKIDPRKDNLNQVRENVGMVFQHFNLFPHMSVLENIIEAPIHVKKVGRDEAIAYGKELLITVGLSDKADAYPDQLSGGQKQRVAIARALAMKPSIMLFDEPTSALDPELVGEVLAVMKELARKGMTMIVVTHEMGFAKEVADRVIVMHEGRIIEEGTPKLLFENPQHERTQRFLSQIL